The Porphyrobacter sp. HT-58-2 genome segment GCCGAGGGTGCGGGCGTGGCAGGCGTGCCGCTGCGCACGTCGGTGCTGGTCGGCCTGGTGCAGTGCCTTGCGATGATCCCGGGCGTGAGCCGTTCGGGCGCGACCATCCTTGGCGCGATGGCCTTTGGGGTCGATCGCAAGACCGCAGCCGAATTCAGCTTCTTTCTCGCCGTGCCGACCCTTTCCGGCGCAACTGTCTATCAGCTGGCCAAATACGGCGCGGACCTCGCCCCGCGCGATTTCGAGCTGATCGCAATCGGTTCGGGCGTGGGCTTCGTCACCGCGCTGGTGGTGGTGAAACTGTTCGTGACGATCATCACCAGGATCGGCTTTGCCCCCTTCGCCTGGTACCGCATCCTTGCCGGGACTATCGGTCTCGTCTGGCTGACGCTCCGTTAAACGCAACTTTCCGGAACCGTCTGCCCTGCTGCTGGTTTGGGAGTCGAACCGCCATGCGGCGGCATAGACGGAGACTTGCGGTAAAATGGCGTTGCTGGTGCTGATCGTGTTGGGGGCAACTCTGGGCTGGCTGGCCTCGATCCTCGCGCGGACCGAGGCGCCGGGTGCGATCCTGCGTCAGGTGGCGCTGGGCATGGTGGTGGCCGTGGTCGCCGGCGAGATTGCCAATGATGGCACGATCATCGGCAGCCTCTCGTTCCTCAGCCTCGGCGTGGCACTGGCGGCGACAGGTGTCGCGCTGGTGCTGTATCACGCGATCGGTCGCAGGCGGGTGAAGGCGTAGTTTGTTGCGCCCTCAGACGCCGGGCGGCGGACATCCGTCCGGTTGCCCTCGCTTCGCTCGTTCAGCTTCGCTTCGGCTTTCGCGGCATAAGCCGGGGCGGCCAGTTGGCCTCGCGATGCCTCCGGCATCGATACCCTAGACCGGCACTGCCCCGCTGCCGCGACCGCCGCGCAGGTGATATTCCTGCGTCCCGCGGTGCAGCACATTGTCGACATCGATCACCGCCGAATTGGCATAGGTGAACCCCGCCGGCAGGCTGCGATAGAGCCGGTCGAAATCACGCTCCACCGTCTGGCGGTAGAGATCGGCAAAGCTCTCGATCACGAAGTATGTCGGTTGCAGATCGCTGATGACGTAATCGGTGCGCATCACCCGGTCGACATTGAGCATGATGCGATTGGGGCTTTCCGCCTCGACCGCGAACCGCGCCTCGGTCGGCCCTGACAGGATGCCTGCACCATAGGCGCGCACGGAGCCCGCCTCCTCGATCAGCCCGAACTCCACCGTGTACCAGTAAAGCGCGCCCAAGGCTTTGAGGCGATTATACCGCATCGCCTTCCACCCGGCGCGGCCATATTCCTGCATGTAATCGGCATAGACCGGATCGGTCAGCATCGGGACATGGCCGAACACATCGTGGAACACGTCGGGTTCCTGAATGTAATCGAAGGTTGCGCGCGTGCGGATGAAGTTGCCCGCCGGAAAGCGCCGGTTGGCGAGGTGCCAGAAGAACACATGATCAGGGATCAGCATCGGCACTGGCACCACGCTCCACCCGGTCAGCGCACCGAGTTCTTCGGACAGCGCGCCGAATTCGGGGATGCCCCCGCGTCCCAGATCGAGCTTTTCCAGCCCTGCCATGAAAGCCGAGCACGCGCGCCCCGGCAGCACCTCCATCTGGCGCGCGAACAGATCGTTCCAGACGGCATGGTCTTCGGCAGAGTAATCGGTCTGTGCCGGTTCCAGCCAATCCTCGCCCACATGCGCGGGGCGGGCGAGCGGGGCGGTAAAGACATCTGCCGACATTTCGGGCAGGGTGGCGAAATCGGGGGTGGGGTCTGCAAGCGTAGCCATATCGTTGCAGATGATACTACCTTTGCGGGCCAAGGACAAACGCAACAGGAGGGACGCGAATGGGCATGAAGCGCAAGGATTACGAGGAGGCGCTGGCGCCGCTCACCCTCGAATTGGTCAGCATGGCGCGCTGGGTCAAGGCGACAGGCGCGCGCGTGGTGGTGCTGTTCGAGGGGCGCGACACGGCGGGCAAGGGCGGGGCGATCACTGCCGTGCGCGACCGGCTCAATCCGCGCCAGTGCCGCACCGTGGCGCTTGCCAAGCCGACCGAGGCGGAAATGGGGCAGTGGTATTTCCAGCGTTATGTCGCGCACCTGCCCACAGCGGGCGAAATCGTGCTGTTCGACCGCAGCTGGTACAACCGCGCCGGGGTGGAGCGGGTGATGGGCTATGCTTCGCCGGAGCAGGTCGATGCCTTTCTGAAGGCCGTGCCGACCTTTGAAAAGCTGCTGGTGGATGATGGCATCCTGCTGTTCAAATACTGGCTGGCGACCGATCAGGCCAATCAGGAAGAACGCCTGCGCGAACGGCTGGAGGATCCGCTGAAGCGCTGGAAGCTGTCCCCCATCGACCTTGCTGCGCGTGAGAAGTATGATGATTACACCGCTGCGCGCGAGGCGATGCTGGCGGCGACCCACACGGCCCACGCGCCGTGGACGCTGGTGGATTTCAACGATCAGCGCCGCGGGCGGCTGACACTGGTGCGTGATCTGCTCGACCGGATTCCCGATACGCATGAAGACCCGCCCGCCATCGACTTTCCCGATCTCGGGCGGGATCCGGTGGCGGAGACCTATGGCGTGCTGAAGCCGATTGCGGAGTGGGACGGATAGGCTGAGCATTCCCCCTCCCGCTTGCGGGAGGGGTCAGGGGAGGGTGCGAGCGCAGCGAGCCTTGTCACAGGCCCACCCCCAGCCCCTCCCGCAAGCGGGAGGGGAGTTAGACGCTTGCGCTCGCCGCCGTCACCTGCCGCCCGTCATCGGCGAAGGCGGCCAGATCGTAGCCCGCCTCGCTCTTGCGCATCACCAGATGCAGCGGCTCGCCCGCGATGGCGGGGGAAAGGCCGCGGAAGCTGAAGGTGCGCAGGCGGTTTGCGCCCAGTTCGGCGGCGGCGAGTTGCAGCAGCAGGCTGGCGGTGAGCGGGCCATGGACCACGAGGCCGCGATAGCGCTCGATATCTTCCGCATAGGGTGCATCGTAATGAATGCGGTGGGTGTTGAAGGTCAGCGCCGAATAGCGCAGCAGCAGCCGTGCATCGGGGGTCAGGCTGCGGTGCGCGTCCCAGCCTGTCGGCGAAAAGCTTGCCTCTCCCAGAGGCGGCGGAGACAGGTCTTGCCCCCCGCCAGCCGCCTCCCGGTAGACGATAGACTGGGTCTCGACCACCGCCAGAGAGCCGTTGGCGAATGTTTCATGTGAAACATCGACAAAGGCGAGCGGGCCTGAGGAACCCTGCTTCTGCCTGATCGCGGCAACCTTGCTGCGCCGCTCGATCACTGCTCCGATGGCGATCGGCATCTGGAACCGGATGGTCGAGGAAGCCCACATCCGGCGCGGCAGAGGGAACGGCGGGAGAAAGCTGTCGGCGCTGTCGTCGCGCGCGGGGTGGCCGTCATCGCCCAGCGATGCGGTGGGCGCGTCAGGGGTGCAGAGGGCGAAGTGGATGCCCTGCGGCATGATCGGCGGATGGGGGCGCGGCAGGTCGAATGTGGCGAGCCAGCGGGCGGCCAGTCCCTCGTCCAGCCGGTCTTCAGCGCGCTGTTCGCGCCCGATCCACGCCTCGTAGTTCATACCGCGCGCTCGAACACAGCGGCGATCCCTTGTCCGCCACCAATGCACATGGTTTCAAGGCCATAGCGCACCCCGCGCCGGTGCATTTCATGCGCCATGTCGGCAAGGATTCGCCCGCCCGTCGCGCCGATGGGGTGGCCGAGGCTGATGCCCGAGCCGTTGACGTTGAGGATCTCGTGGCGACTGTCGTCGTCCGACCAGCCCCAGCCCTTGAGCACCGCGAGCACCTGCGGGGCGAAGGCTTCGTTCAGTTCGACAAGGCCGATATCGTCCCACGTGTAACCGCGCCGTTCGAACAGGCGCTCCACCGCCGGAACCGGGCCGATCCCCATGCGCGAGGGATCGCAGCCCGCCGCCGCCCAGCCACCGAACCACAGCATCGGAGTGAGGCCGAGTTCCTCCAGCTTGTCCTCCGCGACCACCAGACAGGCCGCCGCCGCATCGTTCTGCTGGCTGGCATTGCCGGCGGTGACAATGGCTTGCGGATCGCGCTTGATGTCGATGGGGGCAAGCTTGCCAAGCGTCTCCATGCTGGCATCGGTGCGGTAGCCCTCATCATGAATGAACACCATCGGATCACCGCGCCGCTGCGGGATTTCGACGGGGACGAGTTGTTCGGCGAAGCGGTTTTCCGCCCATGCCTTGGTCGCATTCTGATGCGATCGGACCGCGAAGGCATCGGCCTCTTCGCGGGTGATGCCGTAATCCTTGGCGAGGTTCTCGGCGGTCTCGATCATCCCGGTGATCACCCCGAAGCGTTCGACCGGCTGGCTCATCACCCGGCCTCGGCTGAGGCGATCATGCAGCACCATGTCACCCATCCGCACCCCGCCGCGCGCGGCGAGGGTGTAGTGTTCGACGTTGGACATGGACTCGACGCCGCCCGCAACCACGACGTCGGCCATTCCGGTCTCGACCATCATCGCCGCCGTCGCCACCGCCTGAACGC includes the following:
- the phhA gene encoding phenylalanine 4-monooxygenase, producing MSADVFTAPLARPAHVGEDWLEPAQTDYSAEDHAVWNDLFARQMEVLPGRACSAFMAGLEKLDLGRGGIPEFGALSEELGALTGWSVVPVPMLIPDHVFFWHLANRRFPAGNFIRTRATFDYIQEPDVFHDVFGHVPMLTDPVYADYMQEYGRAGWKAMRYNRLKALGALYWYTVEFGLIEEAGSVRAYGAGILSGPTEARFAVEAESPNRIMLNVDRVMRTDYVISDLQPTYFVIESFADLYRQTVERDFDRLYRSLPAGFTYANSAVIDVDNVLHRGTQEYHLRGGRGSGAVPV
- the ppk2 gene encoding polyphosphate kinase 2, producing MGMKRKDYEEALAPLTLELVSMARWVKATGARVVVLFEGRDTAGKGGAITAVRDRLNPRQCRTVALAKPTEAEMGQWYFQRYVAHLPTAGEIVLFDRSWYNRAGVERVMGYASPEQVDAFLKAVPTFEKLLVDDGILLFKYWLATDQANQEERLRERLEDPLKRWKLSPIDLAAREKYDDYTAAREAMLAATHTAHAPWTLVDFNDQRRGRLTLVRDLLDRIPDTHEDPPAIDFPDLGRDPVAETYGVLKPIAEWDG
- a CDS encoding FAS1-like dehydratase domain-containing protein, producing MNYEAWIGREQRAEDRLDEGLAARWLATFDLPRPHPPIMPQGIHFALCTPDAPTASLGDDGHPARDDSADSFLPPFPLPRRMWASSTIRFQMPIAIGAVIERRSKVAAIRQKQGSSGPLAFVDVSHETFANGSLAVVETQSIVYREAAGGGQDLSPPPLGEASFSPTGWDAHRSLTPDARLLLRYSALTFNTHRIHYDAPYAEDIERYRGLVVHGPLTASLLLQLAAAELGANRLRTFSFRGLSPAIAGEPLHLVMRKSEAGYDLAAFADDGRQVTAASASV
- a CDS encoding acetyl-CoA C-acetyltransferase, which translates into the protein MTRRAAICTPLRTPVGKFLGGLSSLNAGQLGAVILKALMERSGIDPTRVDDVVFSQGYGNGEAPAIGHWSWLAAGLPIEVPGFQLDRRCGSGVQAVATAAMMVETGMADVVVAGGVESMSNVEHYTLAARGGVRMGDMVLHDRLSRGRVMSQPVERFGVITGMIETAENLAKDYGITREEADAFAVRSHQNATKAWAENRFAEQLVPVEIPQRRGDPMVFIHDEGYRTDASMETLGKLAPIDIKRDPQAIVTAGNASQQNDAAAACLVVAEDKLEELGLTPMLWFGGWAAAGCDPSRMGIGPVPAVERLFERRGYTWDDIGLVELNEAFAPQVLAVLKGWGWSDDDSRHEILNVNGSGISLGHPIGATGGRILADMAHEMHRRGVRYGLETMCIGGGQGIAAVFERAV